One window from the genome of Gimesia aquarii encodes:
- a CDS encoding nucleotidyltransferase family protein encodes MEKCLINESVDVRAAILAIELGQKGIAVVIDANGCLQGVVTDGDVRRGLLAGLKLDEPITTIMNRKPTKAERKMSQSSIIELLQQGELEALPLVDSNNCVVDVILLTDLTQRNDTEKADGFSCALIMAGGEGRRLLPLTENLPKPLVEVGGMPLIERQVRRVANAGMDKVYIAVNYLAEMIESHLGDGSQFGVEIQYLHEQQKLGTAGAISLIQETLDGPLLLMNGDVFTSINFRYLLDFHYTHQPFMTVAAIDYHIEIPYGVIKTEGAYAQYLEEKPSQHFLCNAGIYAISPEAVCRVPKNCPYNMTDLIELSISENSGVVVFPVHEYWSDIGTHDELNKARTELKIVKETLGDLEEFDEAAVNIELNHRRAA; translated from the coding sequence ATGGAAAAGTGCTTGATTAATGAATCTGTGGATGTGAGAGCGGCGATTCTAGCAATCGAATTAGGCCAAAAAGGGATTGCCGTCGTCATTGATGCAAACGGATGTTTGCAGGGGGTGGTTACTGATGGCGATGTGCGTCGAGGCTTACTTGCTGGATTAAAGTTAGATGAGCCCATAACAACCATCATGAATCGCAAGCCGACTAAGGCAGAGCGTAAAATGTCTCAATCTTCGATTATTGAACTATTGCAGCAAGGAGAATTAGAAGCACTCCCTTTAGTCGATTCAAATAATTGTGTGGTCGACGTCATTTTACTAACTGACTTAACACAAAGAAACGATACTGAAAAGGCAGATGGTTTTAGCTGTGCATTAATTATGGCGGGTGGCGAAGGTCGTAGGTTGTTGCCACTCACAGAGAATCTCCCCAAACCTTTAGTCGAGGTAGGGGGGATGCCACTTATTGAAAGACAAGTTCGTCGAGTAGCCAATGCAGGTATGGATAAGGTATACATTGCGGTAAATTACCTTGCAGAAATGATTGAATCACACTTAGGCGATGGAAGTCAGTTTGGAGTTGAGATTCAATATTTGCATGAGCAGCAGAAGCTGGGCACGGCCGGAGCGATCTCCTTAATTCAAGAGACACTTGATGGTCCGTTATTGTTAATGAATGGAGATGTTTTTACATCGATTAATTTTCGATACTTGCTTGATTTCCATTATACACATCAACCATTTATGACAGTTGCTGCCATCGATTATCACATTGAGATTCCCTATGGTGTAATCAAAACAGAAGGTGCCTATGCACAATATCTAGAAGAGAAGCCATCGCAACATTTTTTGTGTAATGCAGGGATCTATGCAATCTCCCCGGAAGCAGTGTGTCGAGTGCCCAAAAATTGTCCGTATAACATGACAGATTTAATTGAGTTGAGTATTTCTGAAAATTCTGGTGTCGTAGTATTTCCAGTGCATGAGTATTGGTCAGACATAGGGACTCATGACGAATTAAACAAAGCGCGTACAGAACTAAAAATCGTCAAAGAAACTTTGGGTGATTTAGAAGAGTTTGACGAAGCAGCAGTGAATATTGAACTAAATCATAGAAGAGCCGCTTAA